The Sorangiineae bacterium MSr11954 DNA segment GTAGAGCGGCTCACGCGCGCCCGCGGTCCGCGGCGACGCCGTCGCCTCGCGCGACGTCTTTCGCTCGACCCAGTACCGCTCCCGACGAAACGGATACGTCGGCAACGCCACGCGCGCTCGCCCCGTGTGCATCCGCTCGAAGCGCGGGGTGACGCCGTGGACGTAAAGGTCGGCCACGCTCGCGAGAATTTGCGACCAATCGTCGACACCCTTTCGCAACGAGGGAACGAACACGACGCCGCTCGGATCACGCGAGCGCAACGAGCGGATCGCGAGGGCCGACAGGGTCGGGCGCGGCCCGATCTCGAGAAACACCTGCGCGCGCGCCTCGACCGCGGCCACGCCATCCATGAAGCACACGGGCTCCCGCGCGTGGCGGCGCCAATATGCGGGGGTGAAGCCCGCGAGCGGCTCGCCCGTCAGGTTCGAAACGATCTCGATCCCCGCCGGTGCATGATGGATGCGCGACGCCGCCGCCTCGAGCGCATCCAACGCGGGCGTCATGCGCTCCGAGTGAAACGCGTGCGACACCACGAGCTCCTGCGTCTTTCGCCCCTCCGCGCGCAACCTCTCTGCCACCGCACGAACGGCGTCGAGGTCACCCGAGAACACGGTATCTTCCGGACCGTTCAACGCCGCCACGGAGACGGCGGCCCCCGCGCCGGTCGCGGCCATCGCAGCGCGCACGGTCGCCTCGTCCGCTTGCACGGAGATCATCGCGCCCCCGGCCGGCAGCGCGTGCATCGAGCGCCCCCGCTCGGCGGCCAGACGAAGCGCGTCCTCCAAGGTGAGCACGCCCGCGACGCACGCTGCGGCCAGCTCGCCCACGCTATGCCCCAGCACGATGGCGGGCTCGATGCCCCAGCTTCGCCACATGGCCGCCAGCGCTACCTCGAGCGCCACGAGCGCCGGCTGCGTGTAGCGCGTTTGATCGAGCAGCGCCGCGTGCTCGGTGCCCGGCTCCGCATGGATCACGGAGAGCAGCGGCGGATCGAGCTCGCCGCTCAGGACCGAATCGCAGCGGAGCATCGTTTCGCGGTAGACCGGCTCGACGTCGAAGAGCCGGCGCCCCATGCCGGCGTACTGCGAACCTTGGCCCGTAAAGAGAAACGCCACCGGCGGTGGGTCGGCCTGCGCCATCTCGCCAAAGCGAACGGCGGCGTTCGCGCCATCGCGGCCATCCCGCGCCGCATGCGCCAGCTTGTCGGCCAGCTCCGCGTTCGATCGGGCCACGATCGCCATGCGCGACCCAAAGTGCGCGCGCCCCACGCCGGCCGTCGCGCAGGCATCCGCGAACGATGGCGCCGCGTCGCCGACGAGCACCTCCGCGTGCCGCCGCGCAAGCTCGCGGAGCTCTTCGTCCGAACGCGCCGACAGCGGAAACACCTGCGCCGTCGAATCCTCCCCTGCGAGGCTCGCCACCACGCCGCTCGTCGACGCGACACTCCCCACCACGTCGCTCGCCGCCGCGACACTCCCCGCCACGCCGCTCGCCGCCGCGACACTCCCCACCACGCCGCTCGCTGCGACACTCGCCGCCACTCCGCTCGCTGACGCGACACCCGCCGCCACTCCGCTCGCCGACGCGACACCCGCCGCCACTCCGCTCGCCACCACGCCGCTCGCTGCGACACTCGCCGCCACTCCGCTCGCCGACGCGACACTCGCCGCCGCGACACCCGCCGCCACTCCGCTCGCCGACGCGACACCCGCCGCCACTCCGCTCGCCGCCGCGACACTCGCCGCCACGCCGTTCGTCGCTGCGACACCCGCCGCAACGCAGCTCGCCGCCGCGACACCCGCCGCCACGTCACTCGCCACCACCCCGCTCGCCGCCGCGACACTCGGCGCTGTGCCGCTCGCCGCCACGACACTCGGCGCTGTGTCGCTCGCCGCCACGACACTCGGCGCTGTGTCGCTCGCCGCCGCGACACTCGCCGATGTGACACTCGCCACCACGCCGCTCGCCGCCATGTCGCCCACCACCCCAGAGGTCCCAGCCACCGCAAGCTCCCGACCGGGAGCCTCCGCCACGACCACGTGCGCGTTGGTTCCACTGAATCCAAAGGAGCTCACCCCCGCAACACGCGCCCCCGCGGGCCACGGGGTAAGCGCGGTGGGAACGTCGACCGGAAGCTCCCCCCACGGAATGTGCGGGCTCGGGGTCTCGAAACCGAGGTGGGCCGGGATCGCCCCGTGCTCGATCGCGAGCACCGCCTTGATGAGCCCTGCGATCCCGGCCGCCGTTTCCAGGTGCCCGATGTTCGTCTTGACCGAGCCGATGAAGCATCGCTGCCCCTCGGCGCGAGCCGTATTCAGAACGGCGCCGAGCGCGCGAACCTCGATGGGATCGCCCAATGCGGTCCCCGTGCCGTGCGCTTCGACGTATCCCACGGCCCCGGGCGCGACCCCACCATCCAGCAACGCCTCGCGAACGACCGCCTCTTGCGAAGGTCCGTTCGGCGCCGTGAGACCGCTCGATCGACCGTCCTGATTGACGGCCGATCCTCGAATCACGGCCAGCACCCGCTCGCCGGCCGCGAGCGCATCGGAGAGCCGCCGCAGCACCACCACGCCGCACCCCTCGCCGCGCACGTAGCCATCGGCGGCGGCGTCGAAGGTCTTGCAGCGTCCGTCGGGCGCCAGCATGTGCGCGCGCGAAAAATTGACGGAGAGCTCCGGCGAGACGATGACGTTGACCCCAGCGGACAGCGCCATATCGCACTCGCGGCGGCGCAAGCTCTGCACGGCCAGGTGCACCGCGACCAAAGACGACGAGCACGCGGTGTCGAGCGAGATGCTCGGACCCTTCAGCCCCAAGGTGTACGAGATTCGCCCGGACGCCACGCTCGACGCACCGCCCGTGCCCACGTAGGCATCGATGCGGGCGACGTCCTCGTAGCTGAGATGCAGATAGTCTTGGCTGGCAATGCCGACCCAAACGCCCGTGCGGCTGCCCGCCAGACGATCGGGGGCGATCCCCGCGTGCTCGAGCGCCTCCCAGGTGACCTCGAGGAGCAGCCGTTGCTGCGGGTCCAGGCTGGCCGCCTCGCGCGGGGAGATGCCGAAGAACCCCGCATCGAAGCGGTCGACCATGTCGAGAAAGCCGCCGTGGCGGCTCGCGATCTTGCCGGGGGCGTTGGGGTCGGGATCGTAGAACGCGTCGACGTCCCATCGGTCCGCGGGGACCTCGCGGATGGCGCTGCGACCTTCGCGCAGGAGCCGCCAGTACGCGTCGGGATTGTCCGCGCCCCCGGGGAAGCGGCAGCCGAGCCCCACGATGGCGATGGGCTCCGTCCGCGCGCGCTCCACCGCCTGGAGCCGGGCCTTGAGATCTTGCACGGCGACGAGGGCGCGTTTGAGCGGCGAGCGTTGCGGGTCCGTTTCCGGTGCGGTTCCTGAGCTCATCATTCCCTTCGATCGTCAGTAACGGAGCCCCTCGAGCTCCTCGAGCAGCAGCCTCTCCGCATCTTCATCCGTGAGCGCGTCCACGCCCTGCCCGTTGGCCACGCCGTTTTCGTTTCGCCCGGCGGGCTCGTTTCGCACGCCGTTTTCGTTTCGCACGGCGGGCTCGTTTCGCACGGCCGGCTCGCCCTCCAGCACCCCGGCCAGCAAATGGTCCGTGAGCTCGGAGATGGTCGGATAGTCGAAGAGCAAGGTGACCGAGAGCGTCTTCCCGAGCCTTCGCCCCAGCGCGTTGCGCAGCTCCACGGCCATGAGCGAATCGAGGCCGATCTCCCCGAGCGGCTGCCGCGCATCGATGGGTTTGTCGCGCGCGAGGATCCGCGACACCTCGGCGCGAACGCGCTCGCCGAGGAGCGCGTGACGGCGCCCGGATGGCGCCGCGAGGATCGACGGCGACCAAAGCTCGCGGGCATCTCCGACGCCTGCGCCCGTCGGTGCTCGGCCGTCGGCCCGGGCTCCGCGCGATGAACGCGACGCGAGATCGGCCACGAGCGGGCGGGCGCCCAGCATCGTGAATCGGTCCCATTGAATCGGCAGGACGCCGATTTGTGCGGCGTCTTCGGCGAGGAGATCGCCGAGGATGGCGTGACCTTCGGCCACGCCGATTCGTCCGAGGCCGCGCGCCTCGAAGCGCGCCGCGCCCACGCCCGCAGCCATTCCCGCGTCGGCCCACGGTCCCCAGTCGATGCTCAGCCCCGGCAGGCCCTCGGCGCGGCGATGATGCGCGAGCGCGTCCAGAAATGCGTTGGCGGCCGCGTAGCTGCTCTGCCCCGCCGACCCCAAGAGCGATGCGCCCGACGCGTACATGACGAAAAAGTCGAGCTCCAGACTTTGGGTCGCCAGGTGCAAGTTCCACGCACCTCGGACCTTCGGCGCGAGCACGCGCGCGAAGCGCTCGAGATCCTGCGCCACCAGGACTCCATCGTCGAGCACACCGGCCGCATGGACGACCCCGCGCAGCGGGTGGGCGAGCCCCTCGAAGAGCCGCGCCACGTCCGCGAGGTGCGCCACGTCGGCGCGCTCCACGTGAATCGTCGCGCCGGATGCTCGCAGCTCGTCCAAGGTCGCCTGGGCGGCCGGGCCGGGCGCGCTTCGGGACGCGAGCACGAGGTGCCGCGCGCCGCGCTCGACCATCCATCGCGCGAGCGCGAGACCGAGCGCGCCCAGACCGCCGGTGACGAGGTACGTCGCGTCGTCGCGGAGCTCCTTTCGCGGACCGCGGGCGCCGTCTTGCACCAGCACCACCTTGCCGATGTGGCGGGCCTGCGCCATGAAGCGGAAGGCCGTGCTCGCGTTGTCGCGCAGCGAGAAGGCGCGGTGTGGGAGCGGGGCGAGGACCCCGCGCTCGAAACTGGGGACCAGCTCTCGAAAATGTGCGCCGACTTGCTCGCGGCTCTCGGGTGACCATGCGTCGAGCTGAAAGGAGCGGTAGACGACGTCCGATCGCACCTTGGCAAGGTCGTCGGGGGTGAGCCGGCCGAGCTTTCCGATCTCCACGAAGCGCCCGCCGGACCGAAGGACCCCCAGGCTCGCCGGGACGAACTCGCCCGCCAGCGCGTTGAGCACCACGTCGACCCCCGCGCCGCTCGTGCGCTCCCGAATCTGCCCCGCGAACGCCAGCGAGCGCGAATCCATGGGATCGCGTACGTCGATGGACTCGAGAAACCGCCGCTTCTCGGGCGATCCCGCGGTGCCGAAGACCTCGGCCCCCAGGTGCTGGGCGATGCGCACCGCCGCGAGCCCCACGCCGCCGGCCGCCGCATGGATCAAGACGCGCTCGCCCTTCGTGAGCCCGGCGATGTGGCGGAGCGCGATGTCGGCCGTGAGGTACGCGATGGGCAAGGTCGCCGCCTCTTCGAAGCTCGTGCCGGGGGGCAGCTTCGCGACGTACCCGCGCCATACGGTGACATAGGTGGCGAAACTGCCGCTCGCGATGGCCATCACCGGATCGCCCACGCGCACGTCGCTCACGCCGTGGCCCACCGCCACGACCTCGCCCGCGCACTCGCAACCGGGGAGCCCCGCGTCGCCCGGGTACATGCCGAGGGCGCTCAAGACATCGCGGAAGTTCAAGCCGGTCGCTCGTACGCGCAGCTCGATCTCACCAGGGCCCGGTCGTTTGCGTGCGGCCGGCGCCAAGGTCAAATGATCGAACGAGCCGCGCGATCCGATTTGGAGCTGCACGGGCGGTCGCTCCTGCGCGGGAGTGTAGCGCGCGATCCGAGCGATACGCCGCTCTCCCGCGGCGAAGGCGACGCGGTCCTCGGGGCCATCGGCGAGCATTTCGAGCGCGAGCCGGCGCGCGGCGATGGCGGCTTCGTCCAGCGGATCGAGATCGACCAGGGACGTGCGCCACTCGGGGTGCTCGAGCATGATGACGCCCCCGAGCCCCCAGAGCGGCGCCTGCGCCAAGGCGTCGAACGTGGGGCGCGAAAGGCCCGCCTCCGAGCCGCCGCGCTGGGCGCCCCGCGTCACCAGCCAGACGCGCGGGTTCACGCCTTCGCCTGCGCGCGCGAGCGCCTGCGCCAAACGAAGCGCGCCGTCCAGGTTTCGCTCGCACACGGCTTGGAGCGCGGCGGCATCCAACCCATCGTGGCTCGGAGCGTCCACGGAGCCGAGGTGGACGATCCCGAGGAACGTCGCCCCGTTCGCGGCGCGGGCCGAGTCCGCGATGAAGGGATCCAACGGCGGCGGGGCGCCGTTCGACCCCGAGGGTCTGGTTTGCGGATCCGTGCCGGTTGCGGGGAGCAAAAGGACGCGATGTCCGCGGCGCGTGAGCTCCGCCTCGAGCGCGGCGCCGATGCCGCGGCGGTCTGCGAGCACCAGCCATACCCCGGGGGGTATATCGACGCTCTCCACCCGCGGCGATGGACGCCATTGCAGCGCGTAGAGCCAATCGCGCGCGGGCTCCGCGGAGCGCGCCGCCCCCATGAGCGCCTCGCGCGAAGCGCCCTTGGCGGCCAAGCCGATCATCTCGGCGACCACGCCGTCTTCGTCGAGGAGCTGCAGATCCCCCGACATGCCCGCCTGAAGCCGGCCCGGATCGCGCACGCGGGCGATCCCGCGCGCCCCTCGGCCCGGGGCTCGGACGACGCGGAAGCTCTCGATGCCGAAGGGAACGTACACGCCGTAGGGGCCCTTGGGCCACGCCAGCGACAGGAGCTGAATGCAAGCGTCAATCAATGTCGGATGCAGGACATACGGGGCGCCGCGCACGTCGCGCGAAGGCGCCTCCAGCGCGCAGCGCGCAGCACCGTCGATGCGCCGAATCTCCTGGCACCATTGAAACGAAGGCCCGAGCTCGATCCCCCGCTCCGCCGTGGACCGGTAAAATGCATCGCTCGCCACCTGTTCCCACGCCGTCCCTGGCGGCAACGCGTCCATCGCGAGCGCCGCGCTCGGCGATGCCCCCGCGCGAATCCGGCCCGTGGCATGCAACCGCCACGCGCGATCCGCCTCGCCGCGGCTGTAAATGCGCGCGAGGAGCTCGCCCGAAGCCTCCGCCGAGAGCACGAGCTGCGCACGCCGCACCTCGCCCTCGCCAAGGGTCATGGCGTGCGGAAACGTCACATCGTCGATGGAGCACGGACCTCGTCCCAAGGCCTCCACCGCTGCGCACAGGAACATGGCCACATGGCAAGCACCCGGCACGACCACCGCACCGTAGATGCGATGATCCGCGACGAACGGCATGGCGGCGGCCGACACCTCGTACTCGAACACGGTATCGACCAGCGCGGGCGACTCGACCCGGACGCCAAGCACCGGGTGCCCATCGCGTTCACGTCGCTCCGGCGCAGACGGGCGCGGCGCCGCTTTTTGCTTCTTCTCCACCCAGTACGACTCGCGCTGAAACGGATACGTCGGCAGCACCGCGCGCCGGCGGCCGCGCCCTCGCTCGAGCGCCGCCCAATCGACGTCGGCCCCGCGCAGCGACACGGTCGCGAGGCTGGTCAGCCACGACGCGGTGTCGCTTTGCTTCTCGCGAAGCGACGGTAAGAACGCCATGGGCGCGTCCTCGGGCAAGCACTTTCGCGCCAGGCCCAGGAGGGTCGGCCGCGGCCCCACCTCCACGAGAACGTCGATGCCGGCGGCCGCGAGCGCGCGCACCCCGTCGGCGAATCGAACGGGCTCGCGCGCGTGTTGGCGCCAGTACTCGGGCCGGCCTACGACGGCGGGATCCACGAGCTCGCCCGTCGCATTGGACACGAGCCGCGCGCGCGGGTGGCCAAAGGTCACCCCGCGTACGGCTTGCTCGAAGGGGTCGAGCATCGGCTCCATGAGCGGCGAGTGAAAGGCGTGCGACACGGGCAGCGGGCGGCTCTTGATCCCCTCCGTGAGGAGCTCCTCCACCACCGCTTGCACGGCATCGGCCGCACCCGAGACGATGATCTCGCGCGGACCGTTGACGGCGGCCACCGCCAGCGCGACCCGCGACTCCCCGCGCGCCGCCGCGGCTTCCACGCGCGCCGACACGGCCTGCGCGACCCGCGACTCCTCGGCGAAGATGGCGGCCATCGCCCCGCCCGCGGGGAGCGCTTGCATCAACCGGCCACGTTCGCCGACCAGCCGCGCGCCCTCCTCGAGACCGAAGTACCCGGCCGCGCACGCGGCGATCACCTCGCCCACGCTGTGCCCCATCACGATCTCGGGCACGATCCCGGCCGCAGCCCAGAGCTCGCACAGCGCCCAGCCCACCGCGAACATGGCCGCTTGCGTGAACGCCGTCTGATCGAGCGCGCCGTCCGAAGGCCCCTCGGGGTACAAAACCTCGAGCAGAGGCCGCGGCAAGAACGGCCCCAGGAGCCCCGCGACGCGGTCGAGCGCACGCCGGAAAATTGGCTCCGTCTCGTACAGCTCGCGCCCCATGCCCGCGTACTGCGAGCCCTGCCCCGTGAAAAGAAACGCCACCCGCGGTTTGCGCCCGCGCGGCCGCACGATCGGCCCCGTAACCACACCCGGCGGTGGCTCCCGCTTCGCCGCCCACGCTTCGAGCGCGAGGCGCGCCGTCTCCTTCGACCCCGCCACGACGGCAAGACCATGCGCCATCCGCGCGCGCCCCGTGTTCAACGTAAACGCCGTATCGGCAAACGACACATCGTCGCCCGCAAGATGCGCGGCGAGCCGCCCCGCAAGCTCGCCGAGCGCCACCTCGTCGCGCGCCGAGAGACAGAGCGCATGGTACGGACGTTCACTCGGCAACGCCGCTGGCATAGCCAACGCCCCTGGCGCAGAAGCCCCCGGCGCTTGCTCGACCACGACATGCGCATTGGTCCCCGCCAGCCCAAACGCACTCACCCCCGCCAGCCGCGTCCCCGCGATCTCGGCCCAAGGCAAGAGCTCGGTCGGAACGCGAACGGGAATGTCCGCCCATGGAATGCGCGGGCTCGGCGTTTGGAAGTGCAGATGCGGCGGGATCTGCCGATGCCCGAGCGCGAGGATCGTCTTGATGATCCCGGCCATCCCCGCGGCCGTCTCCAAGTGACCGACATTGGTCTTGACCGAGCCGAGATAGAGAGGTTCCTGCCTCCCCGAGCCAAACACCCCCGCGATGGCGTCGACCTCGATGGGATCGCCGAGCGAGGTCCCGGTGCCGTGCGCCTCGAGGTAGCCCACGTGCGCCGAGGCCACCCCGGCGTCCGCGAGCGCGTCGCGCAAGAGCGCCTTTTGGGCGGGACCGTAGGGGACGGTGAGCCCGCTCGACGGTCCATCGTGGTTCACCGCGGAGCCCCGAATCACGGCCACGATCGGGTCGCCCGCCGCCAGCGCGTCCGAGAGCCGGCGCAGCACCAGCACCCCGCACCCCTCGCCGCGCACATAGCCATCGGCGGATGCGTCGAACGCCTTGCAGCGCCCGTCGGGCGAAAGCGCGCGCGCACGCGCGAGGTAGACGTTCACCAGCGGTGAGACGATGGCGTTGACCCCCGCCGCGAGGGCGAGCGCGCTCTCGCCCCGCCGCAGGCTCTGACAAGCCAAGTGCAGCGCCACCAGCGACGACGAGCACGCCGTGTCCACGGTCATGCTCGGCCCTTGCAGCCCGAGCACGAACGAGAGCCTGCCCGCGGCAAAGCAAAGGCCCGCGCCCGTGCCGCTGTAGACGTCGAGCGCCCCCGCGTCGCCCGCGCGCAGCTCCAGCTCCGAGTAGTCGTCGAGGCCGATCCCCACGAACACGCCCGTCTTGGTCTGCGCCAGCGCGTCGGGCGCGACCCCCGCGCGCTCCAGCGCCTCCCACCCCACCTCGAGCAAGAGCCGCTGCTGCGGATCCATCCGCGACGCCTCGCGCGGCGAGATCCCGAAGAAGTGCGGATCGAAGCGATCGATGCCCTCGAGGTAACCGCCGCGGCGCGAGTACGTCTTGCCCGGCGCCTCCGGATCCGGATCGTAATAGGCGCCGACGTCCCAGCGCCCCGGCGGCACGTCGCCCACCGCGTCCCGACCTTCGGCGAGCAAACGCCAGAACGCCTCGGGGGAGCTGGCGCCGGGGAAGCGGCAGCCCATGCCGATGACCGCGATGGGCTCGCGTTGGCTGCGCCGGACGCGATCGAGCTCGGCCTGGAG contains these protein-coding regions:
- a CDS encoding type I polyketide synthase; translated protein: MDHRARLSNAVVAIQKLQAELDRVRRSQREPIAVIGMGCRFPGASSPEAFWRLLAEGRDAVGDVPPGRWDVGAYYDPDPEAPGKTYSRRGGYLEGIDRFDPHFFGISPREASRMDPQQRLLLEVGWEALERAGVAPDALAQTKTGVFVGIGLDDYSELELRAGDAGALDVYSGTGAGLCFAAGRLSFVLGLQGPSMTVDTACSSSLVALHLACQSLRRGESALALAAGVNAIVSPLVNVYLARARALSPDGRCKAFDASADGYVRGEGCGVLVLRRLSDALAAGDPIVAVIRGSAVNHDGPSSGLTVPYGPAQKALLRDALADAGVASAHVGYLEAHGTGTSLGDPIEVDAIAGVFGSGRQEPLYLGSVKTNVGHLETAAGMAGIIKTILALGHRQIPPHLHFQTPSPRIPWADIPVRVPTELLPWAEIAGTRLAGVSAFGLAGTNAHVVVEQAPGASAPGALAMPAALPSERPYHALCLSARDEVALGELAGRLAAHLAGDDVSFADTAFTLNTGRARMAHGLAVVAGSKETARLALEAWAAKREPPPGVVTGPIVRPRGRKPRVAFLFTGQGSQYAGMGRELYETEPIFRRALDRVAGLLGPFLPRPLLEVLYPEGPSDGALDQTAFTQAAMFAVGWALCELWAAAGIVPEIVMGHSVGEVIAACAAGYFGLEEGARLVGERGRLMQALPAGGAMAAIFAEESRVAQAVSARVEAAAARGESRVALAVAAVNGPREIIVSGAADAVQAVVEELLTEGIKSRPLPVSHAFHSPLMEPMLDPFEQAVRGVTFGHPRARLVSNATGELVDPAVVGRPEYWRQHAREPVRFADGVRALAAAGIDVLVEVGPRPTLLGLARKCLPEDAPMAFLPSLREKQSDTASWLTSLATVSLRGADVDWAALERGRGRRRAVLPTYPFQRESYWVEKKQKAAPRPSAPERRERDGHPVLGVRVESPALVDTVFEYEVSAAAMPFVADHRIYGAVVVPGACHVAMFLCAAVEALGRGPCSIDDVTFPHAMTLGEGEVRRAQLVLSAEASGELLARIYSRGEADRAWRLHATGRIRAGASPSAALAMDALPPGTAWEQVASDAFYRSTAERGIELGPSFQWCQEIRRIDGAARCALEAPSRDVRGAPYVLHPTLIDACIQLLSLAWPKGPYGVYVPFGIESFRVVRAPGRGARGIARVRDPGRLQAGMSGDLQLLDEDGVVAEMIGLAAKGASREALMGAARSAEPARDWLYALQWRPSPRVESVDIPPGVWLVLADRRGIGAALEAELTRRGHRVLLLPATGTDPQTRPSGSNGAPPPLDPFIADSARAANGATFLGIVHLGSVDAPSHDGLDAAALQAVCERNLDGALRLAQALARAGEGVNPRVWLVTRGAQRGGSEAGLSRPTFDALAQAPLWGLGGVIMLEHPEWRTSLVDLDPLDEAAIAARRLALEMLADGPEDRVAFAAGERRIARIARYTPAQERPPVQLQIGSRGSFDHLTLAPAARKRPGPGEIELRVRATGLNFRDVLSALGMYPGDAGLPGCECAGEVVAVGHGVSDVRVGDPVMAIASGSFATYVTVWRGYVAKLPPGTSFEEAATLPIAYLTADIALRHIAGLTKGERVLIHAAAGGVGLAAVRIAQHLGAEVFGTAGSPEKRRFLESIDVRDPMDSRSLAFAGQIRERTSGAGVDVVLNALAGEFVPASLGVLRSGGRFVEIGKLGRLTPDDLAKVRSDVVYRSFQLDAWSPESREQVGAHFRELVPSFERGVLAPLPHRAFSLRDNASTAFRFMAQARHIGKVVLVQDGARGPRKELRDDATYLVTGGLGALGLALARWMVERGARHLVLASRSAPGPAAQATLDELRASGATIHVERADVAHLADVARLFEGLAHPLRGVVHAAGVLDDGVLVAQDLERFARVLAPKVRGAWNLHLATQSLELDFFVMYASGASLLGSAGQSSYAAANAFLDALAHHRRAEGLPGLSIDWGPWADAGMAAGVGAARFEARGLGRIGVAEGHAILGDLLAEDAAQIGVLPIQWDRFTMLGARPLVADLASRSSRGARADGRAPTGAGVGDARELWSPSILAAPSGRRHALLGERVRAEVSRILARDKPIDARQPLGEIGLDSLMAVELRNALGRRLGKTLSVTLLFDYPTISELTDHLLAGVLEGEPAVRNEPAVRNENGVRNEPAGRNENGVANGQGVDALTDEDAERLLLEELEGLRY